Proteins encoded together in one Nyctibius grandis isolate bNycGra1 chromosome 1, bNycGra1.pri, whole genome shotgun sequence window:
- the LOC137668034 gene encoding heme-binding protein 1-like isoform X2, which translates to MARITLEDLEGLGEEAAAGGGEEEEEEEERGRLFAHWEAVANTHRVSLPRGERWGPIVQMTRHNQAREPVPYVTLSQHEKREEAAYEERQYPAGKWACVTKGEPMYEQSISMSFMKLMRYICKENSVGCYLGMTVPVLSEIHLTKEGTELEREVVTAYYLPGEYQQNPPVPTDPEIHITERAPLRVITRVFYGMTTEETILQEISLFWELLGSTDTVLRETYIVAAYENPSIPQRRNEIWFICRAE; encoded by the exons ATGGCGCGCATCACGCTGGAGGACCTGGAGGGGCTGGGCGAGGAGGCCGCGGCCGgcggtggggaggaggaggaggaggaggaggagcggggccGGTTGTTCGCCCACTGGGAGGCTGTAGCCAACACGCACCGAGTGAGCCTGCCCCGGGGTGAGCGCTGGGGgcc GATCGTCCAGATGACCCGGCACAACCAGGCCCGCGAGCCTGTGCCGTACGTTACCCTCTCACAGCACGAGAAG CGCGAGGAAGCAGCCTATGAGGAGCGGCAGTACCCAGCTGGGAAGTGGGCGTGTGTCACCAAGGGGGAGCCCATGTATGAGCAGAGCATCTCCATGAGCTTCATGAAGCTCATGCGCTACATCTGCAAGGAGAACTCTGTAG GTTGCTATCTGGGCATGACAGTCCCAGTGCTCAGCGAAATCCACTTGACCAAGGAGGGGACTGAGCTGGAGCGTGAAGTCGTAACTGCCTATTATCTCCCGGGAGAGTACCAGCAAAATCCCCCTGTTCCCACAGACCCTGAAATCCATATCACCGAGAGGGCACCACTCCGAGTTATAACCAG GGTTTTCTATGGGATGACCACTGAGGAGACGATTCTGCAAGAGATCAGTCTCTTCTGGGAGCTCTTGGGCTCCACAGACACTGTGCTCCGGGAAACCTACATTGTGGCAGCTTATGAAAATCCCAGCATCCCTCAGCGCCGCAATGAGATCTGGTTCATCTGCCGAGCAGAGTGA
- the LOC137668034 gene encoding heme-binding protein 1-like isoform X1, protein MARITLEDLEGLGEEAAAGGGEEEEEEEERGRLFAHWEAVANTHRVSLPRDMAGPDRPDDPAQPGPRACAVRYPLTAREGCYLGMTVPVLSEIHLTKEGTELEREVVTAYYLPGEYQQNPPVPTDPEIHITERAPLRVITRVFYGMTTEETILQEISLFWELLGSTDTVLRETYIVAAYENPSIPQRRNEIWFICRAE, encoded by the exons ATGGCGCGCATCACGCTGGAGGACCTGGAGGGGCTGGGCGAGGAGGCCGCGGCCGgcggtggggaggaggaggaggaggaggaggagcggggccGGTTGTTCGCCCACTGGGAGGCTGTAGCCAACACGCACCGAGTGAGCCTGCCCCGGG ACATGGCGGGACCGGATCGTCCAGATGACCCGGCACAACCAGGCCCGCGAGCCTGTGCCGTACGTTACCCTCTCACAGCACGAGAAG GTTGCTATCTGGGCATGACAGTCCCAGTGCTCAGCGAAATCCACTTGACCAAGGAGGGGACTGAGCTGGAGCGTGAAGTCGTAACTGCCTATTATCTCCCGGGAGAGTACCAGCAAAATCCCCCTGTTCCCACAGACCCTGAAATCCATATCACCGAGAGGGCACCACTCCGAGTTATAACCAG GGTTTTCTATGGGATGACCACTGAGGAGACGATTCTGCAAGAGATCAGTCTCTTCTGGGAGCTCTTGGGCTCCACAGACACTGTGCTCCGGGAAACCTACATTGTGGCAGCTTATGAAAATCCCAGCATCCCTCAGCGCCGCAATGAGATCTGGTTCATCTGCCGAGCAGAGTGA